The following proteins are encoded in a genomic region of Galbibacter sp. BG1:
- a CDS encoding NACHT domain-containing protein: protein MSELSGKVELIKTQLKDCIKENDEIIVVSSHGKKISKYFQSWLRSELKTDKVHFWEESDLIKLVDKHLPEYWGHNDVFLKSFEDAFIERLESNGELQRVLKLDEKFEELLNFFIEPKIYYIKEDEKTGRQIHSRFNKDKYLDGKNYFISGDAGTGKTTLLKEIGKIAIQKNQNSTNKILPIKIKTTLIANSDYSIVKAIESEVVSFVSEEGVDKVYKDYRILLLIDSIDELERLKQREIFHELRELSEQHSLNFILATRNYESLTKECEVCDHINTLLSNFDLNQVQRYLTTFFKRDLKKSEELWQNLQENKILDKVPPTPLTISLVSILFEENGYEVPATITDVYDNFNTFLLGRLNVNSSIDFLKIDVKEKILQMYALKIIKSSNRSRLKEDEFVKYIKDYFREQSITIEEGTIPELIKGLTDGTGVLYLDDLKYVTYQHDHFMEYYASREIFNDENRNTLEDEIVENFCKYNWQNTAIFYAGRTKNMKMFLKKLAQRTERYNSLPNILLSISGLGYILQSLWMTNSANRKDAVITALNLLILADTKVKELAEKGYPFFKGIGEFDIAIMNLFWFYNHYNSLTLRDPLQLAFDELHGSLKQFDSTQFEKDKTTRLYQLFCLAATLNTGRVKDNSKLEILFDQDKLLTKSLFVFLFNEAIDLLELGDKSKLIKDYKLDTKKRKYIHSIRFYLDHPSKTLNNTTYELLNPIREVEIYTEGKSDASIIKHAFNTLTMNEKPYWSITAIEDGQGTTGGGAHQLAKYLIRLGKNIETDFDKKKTIIGIFDNDAKGFAEFNGLPENFKTVNGILKKLEGAKVYAMLLPIPDDQKYEPYHQDKQAFKFFEIEHYFDIDFLKEYNMVKETSIPSVFEITGNKSNFKNMVIKSNKPELFIKLISLFTEVDKVCKKNINYIDSK, encoded by the coding sequence TTGAGTGAATTGAGCGGGAAAGTTGAATTAATTAAAACACAACTTAAAGATTGTATTAAAGAAAATGATGAAATAATTGTAGTTAGTTCACACGGAAAGAAAATTTCTAAATATTTTCAAAGTTGGCTAAGAAGTGAGCTTAAAACAGATAAGGTTCATTTTTGGGAAGAATCTGATTTAATCAAATTGGTTGATAAGCACCTGCCTGAATACTGGGGACATAATGATGTGTTTTTAAAAAGTTTTGAAGATGCTTTTATTGAGCGCTTAGAATCAAATGGAGAGCTTCAAAGGGTTTTAAAGCTTGATGAAAAATTTGAAGAGCTATTAAATTTCTTTATTGAACCTAAGATATACTATATAAAGGAAGATGAAAAAACTGGAAGACAAATACATTCACGTTTTAATAAGGATAAATATTTGGATGGAAAAAATTATTTTATCTCGGGAGATGCAGGGACAGGTAAAACTACATTGTTAAAAGAAATTGGCAAGATAGCTATTCAAAAAAACCAAAACTCTACCAACAAAATCTTACCGATAAAGATTAAAACCACATTAATCGCAAATTCTGATTATTCAATCGTTAAAGCAATCGAAAGTGAGGTAGTTAGCTTTGTTAGCGAAGAAGGTGTGGATAAAGTATATAAAGATTATAGAATTTTACTTTTAATTGATTCGATAGATGAATTAGAAAGATTAAAACAACGAGAAATATTTCATGAATTAAGGGAGTTATCTGAACAGCATAGTTTAAATTTTATTCTAGCAACTCGAAATTATGAAAGCTTAACAAAAGAGTGTGAAGTATGCGATCATATTAACACATTACTTTCCAATTTTGATTTAAATCAAGTTCAAAGATATTTAACCACATTTTTTAAGCGAGATTTAAAAAAATCTGAAGAACTATGGCAAAATCTACAAGAGAATAAAATCCTTGATAAAGTTCCACCTACACCATTAACCATTTCATTAGTATCTATTTTATTTGAAGAAAATGGATATGAAGTACCTGCCACCATTACGGATGTATATGATAATTTCAACACCTTTTTGTTAGGTAGGTTAAATGTCAACTCAAGCATAGATTTCCTTAAAATTGATGTTAAGGAAAAAATCCTCCAAATGTATGCTCTCAAAATAATTAAATCATCAAATAGATCTAGATTAAAAGAAGACGAATTTGTGAAATACATTAAAGACTATTTTAGGGAACAAAGTATAACTATTGAAGAAGGAACGATTCCTGAATTGATAAAAGGGTTAACTGACGGAACAGGCGTATTATATCTTGACGACTTAAAGTATGTTACTTATCAGCATGATCATTTCATGGAATATTATGCTTCTAGAGAGATCTTTAATGATGAAAACAGGAATACGCTAGAAGATGAAATTGTTGAAAATTTTTGTAAATATAATTGGCAAAATACAGCCATATTTTATGCAGGAAGAACCAAAAACATGAAAATGTTTTTGAAAAAGTTAGCTCAGCGTACTGAACGGTACAATTCTTTACCTAATATCCTTTTGTCTATTTCAGGTCTGGGTTATATATTACAATCCTTATGGATGACAAATTCTGCAAATCGTAAGGATGCTGTTATAACTGCATTAAACCTATTAATACTTGCTGACACAAAGGTTAAGGAATTAGCTGAAAAAGGTTATCCCTTTTTTAAAGGAATTGGCGAATTTGATATAGCAATCATGAACCTTTTTTGGTTTTACAATCATTATAATTCTTTAACACTTCGCGATCCCCTACAATTAGCGTTTGATGAATTACATGGATCATTAAAGCAATTTGATAGTACCCAATTTGAGAAAGATAAAACCACAAGATTGTATCAGCTTTTTTGCCTTGCGGCTACATTAAACACCGGTAGAGTAAAAGACAACTCAAAATTGGAAATTCTTTTTGATCAAGACAAGCTACTGACAAAGTCATTATTTGTTTTTTTATTTAATGAGGCGATTGACTTACTTGAACTAGGAGATAAATCGAAATTAATAAAAGATTATAAACTTGATACTAAAAAAAGAAAATATATCCACAGCATCAGATTCTATTTGGATCACCCCTCTAAAACCCTAAATAATACAACATATGAGCTATTAAACCCAATAAGAGAAGTTGAAATATATACAGAAGGTAAATCCGATGCCTCAATTATAAAACATGCCTTTAATACATTAACCATGAATGAAAAACCCTATTGGAGTATTACCGCTATTGAAGATGGGCAAGGAACGACAGGCGGCGGCGCTCATCAGTTGGCAAAATATTTAATAAGGTTGGGGAAAAACATTGAAACAGATTTTGACAAGAAAAAAACAATCATTGGTATATTCGATAATGACGCCAAAGGCTTTGCGGAATTTAATGGTCTCCCCGAGAATTTTAAAACAGTTAATGGCATTTTAAAGAAGCTGGAGGGAGCAAAGGTTTATGCAATGTTATTACCAATACCAGACGATCAAAAATATGAACCGTACCATCAAGATAAACAAGCCTTTAAATTCTTTGAGATTGAGCATTATTTCGATATAGATTTTCTTAAGGAGTATAATATGGTTAAAGAGACCTCGATACCATCTGTTTTTGAAATAACAGGCAACAAATCAAATTTTAAGAACATGGTAATAAAGTCAAATAAACCCGAGTTATTTATTAAATTAATTAGCTTATTTACTGAAGTTGATAAAGTATGTAAAAAAAATATCAACTATATAGATTCAAAATAG
- a CDS encoding peptidase domain-containing ABC transporter encodes MAKITIKQHDITDCGAACLASVAAHYKLQIPISRIRQYAGTDKKGTNVLGLLEAAQKLGFEAKGVRGDFNSLSKIPKPTIAHIVVKEQLHHYIVIYEVTKSYVKIMDPGDGRIHKKTHDEFKKEWTGILVLLLPDEDFSIGNEKVSIYKRFWFLLKPHKFVLLQAFVGALIYTLFGFSTAIYIQKITDFVLVNGNANLLNLLSVAMIVLLLLQVTIGVFKNIFLIKTGQQIDARLILGYYKHLLKLPQQFFDTMRVGEIISRINDAVKIRAFINGVSLDLTVNVLILVFSFALMFTYYWKLALIMLLVIPFYAVVYLITNKLNKKAERTIMERSADLESQLVESLNSVGTIKRFGLEEFANIKTETRFISLLHIGYKSALNSVFSGTGSEFIARLFTIILLWTGSYFVINQEITPGELLSFYAIVGYFTGPVASLIGANKQVQNAMIAADRLFEIMDIEREESENKIKLKQNQIGDIRLNDVAFRYGTRIEVFKNLNLEFKKGEITAIVGESGSGKSTLISLLQNIYPIQKGSITIGEINLKYIENSSLRDLVAVVPQKIDLFAGNVIDNIAVGEFAPDMERIIGICKGIGIMDFIESLPNGFATYLGENGATLSGGQKQRIAIARALYKQPEILVLDEATSSLDSTSEDYIQKTIQRLRDQEKTIIIIAHRLSTVINADKIVVLDKGNIIEQGNHEDLFDKRKYYFKLWKQQMPVLQQV; translated from the coding sequence ATGGCAAAAATTACCATCAAACAACACGACATTACCGATTGTGGCGCTGCATGTTTAGCTTCTGTAGCAGCCCATTATAAATTGCAAATACCCATTTCTCGTATACGCCAATACGCTGGTACCGATAAAAAAGGAACCAATGTTTTAGGCCTGTTGGAAGCTGCCCAAAAACTAGGTTTTGAAGCTAAGGGTGTTCGAGGAGACTTTAACAGTCTTTCTAAAATACCTAAGCCTACTATAGCACATATTGTAGTAAAAGAGCAGCTCCATCACTACATAGTAATTTATGAAGTTACCAAAAGTTATGTGAAAATAATGGATCCTGGGGATGGACGGATTCACAAAAAGACACATGACGAATTCAAAAAAGAGTGGACAGGGATATTGGTATTGCTTTTACCTGATGAAGATTTTTCTATTGGGAATGAAAAGGTGTCAATTTATAAACGTTTTTGGTTTTTACTTAAACCTCATAAGTTTGTGTTACTTCAGGCTTTTGTTGGAGCTTTAATATATACGCTTTTCGGTTTTTCTACTGCTATATATATACAAAAGATTACTGATTTTGTATTAGTCAACGGAAATGCTAATTTGTTAAATTTGTTGAGCGTGGCAATGATTGTTTTGCTATTATTACAAGTTACAATTGGGGTATTCAAGAATATTTTTTTAATTAAAACAGGGCAACAAATTGACGCTAGGCTTATTTTAGGTTATTATAAGCACCTCCTAAAATTACCACAACAGTTTTTCGATACCATGCGTGTTGGAGAAATCATTTCACGAATTAATGATGCCGTAAAAATAAGGGCTTTTATTAATGGAGTTTCATTGGATTTAACTGTAAATGTATTAATCCTTGTATTTTCTTTTGCCTTAATGTTTACCTATTATTGGAAGTTAGCTTTAATTATGTTATTGGTTATTCCTTTTTACGCTGTTGTTTACTTAATAACAAATAAATTAAATAAAAAGGCAGAACGAACAATAATGGAGCGTTCCGCTGATTTGGAAAGCCAATTGGTAGAGTCTCTTAATTCTGTAGGGACTATAAAAAGATTTGGGCTTGAAGAATTTGCTAACATAAAAACAGAAACACGTTTTATAAGTCTATTGCATATTGGATACAAGTCCGCTTTGAATAGTGTGTTTTCTGGTACTGGGTCGGAGTTTATCGCAAGACTTTTTACAATTATCTTATTATGGACGGGCTCATATTTCGTAATTAACCAAGAAATAACTCCAGGAGAATTATTATCTTTTTATGCTATTGTAGGTTACTTTACAGGTCCAGTAGCTAGTTTGATTGGAGCAAATAAGCAGGTTCAAAATGCGATGATTGCTGCAGATAGACTTTTCGAAATTATGGACATAGAAAGAGAGGAGTCCGAAAATAAAATAAAATTAAAGCAAAATCAGATAGGCGATATTCGGTTAAATGACGTAGCTTTTAGATATGGAACACGGATCGAGGTGTTTAAAAATTTGAACCTTGAATTTAAAAAGGGAGAGATTACTGCGATTGTTGGAGAAAGCGGGTCTGGAAAATCTACACTAATATCTTTATTACAAAATATATATCCGATACAAAAAGGGAGTATAACTATTGGAGAAATAAACTTGAAGTATATCGAGAACAGTAGTTTAAGGGATTTGGTTGCTGTTGTTCCCCAAAAAATAGATCTTTTTGCAGGAAATGTTATTGATAATATTGCTGTTGGAGAGTTTGCTCCAGATATGGAAAGAATTATAGGGATTTGTAAAGGAATTGGCATAATGGATTTCATAGAAAGTTTGCCAAATGGTTTCGCTACGTATCTTGGAGAAAATGGAGCAACACTTTCAGGAGGTCAAAAACAGCGAATTGCTATCGCAAGAGCTTTATATAAACAACCAGAAATACTAGTGCTAGATGAGGCTACATCTTCATTAGATAGTACCTCGGAAGACTATATTCAGAAAACAATCCAAAGATTACGAGATCAAGAGAAAACGATTATCATAATTGCTCATCGATTAAGTACTGTAATTAATGCAGATAAAATTGTTGTTTTAGATAAAGGTAACATTATTGAACAGGGAAATCATGAGGATTTATTTGATAAAAGAAAATATTACTTCAAGCTTTGGAAACAACAGATGCCTGTATTACAACAAGTTTAA
- a CDS encoding IS3 family transposase (programmed frameshift), with amino-acid sequence MNSKNYDQEFKATILELLGTGRTVKSLSDEYGVSQASISRWKRMSKTSGSINTSLGGEENQRIKALEKELKDVKLERDIPKKGGKHLFQERQVIYGFIKDHRGRFPVGKMCKCMRVSKNAYYTWLRAGQGCRPNSGLDGLKERIREVYHGSNRIYGSSRIQKVLERQGVFYSKSYIALLMKKMGLKSILSRKFRVTTTDSGHSFPIAENLLGRDFTSDSLGEKWVSDITYIKIGNGWNYLTTILDLADRKVLSWVLSEDMTVENTVYKAWSLARKRREITDNHLFHSDQGSQYACHRMVSLFYMSPKITQSMSRKGNCWDNAVAESFFKTIKYECIYRHSFKSYLQAYQIIENYIQWYNNVRIHSALDFKTPAEKELELKIKKMYNVA; translated from the exons ATGAACAGTAAGAATTACGACCAAGAATTTAAAGCTACCATTCTAGAGCTGTTGGGTACCGGCAGAACGGTCAAGTCCCTATCGGATGAGTATGGTGTCAGTCAAGCCTCCATTAGCAGATGGAAAAGGATGTCAAAAACATCGGGCAGTATAAATACTTCTTTGGGAGGTGAAGAAAACCAGAGGATCAAAGCCTTGGAAAAAGAGCTGAAAGATGTGAAGTTGGAACGCGATATCC CTAAAAAAGGCGGTAAGCATCTTTTCCAAGAGCGACAGGTGATATACGGTTTCATTAAAGACCATAGAGGCAGATTCCCTGTTGGAAAGATGTGCAAATGCATGCGGGTGAGCAAGAATGCCTACTACACTTGGCTAAGGGCAGGCCAGGGCTGCAGACCCAATAGTGGCCTGGATGGCTTAAAAGAAAGGATCCGGGAAGTATACCATGGCAGTAACCGGATATATGGCAGTTCAAGAATCCAGAAAGTACTGGAAAGGCAGGGTGTGTTTTATAGCAAGTCCTACATTGCCCTTTTGATGAAAAAAATGGGGCTTAAAAGTATTTTAAGCAGGAAGTTCAGGGTGACCACGACCGATTCGGGGCATTCGTTCCCGATTGCAGAAAACCTACTGGGAAGGGACTTTACCAGCGATAGCCTCGGCGAGAAATGGGTATCGGACATCACATACATCAAAATAGGGAATGGCTGGAATTACCTGACAACAATATTGGATTTGGCGGACAGAAAAGTGCTTTCATGGGTCTTAAGCGAAGATATGACCGTAGAGAACACCGTTTACAAAGCATGGAGCCTGGCCAGAAAAAGAAGGGAAATAACGGACAACCATCTTTTCCATTCGGACCAAGGGAGCCAGTACGCCTGCCACAGAATGGTGTCCCTTTTTTACATGAGCCCTAAAATAACCCAGAGCATGAGCAGGAAGGGAAACTGCTGGGACAATGCCGTGGCGGAAAGCTTCTTTAAGACCATAAAATACGAATGCATCTATAGGCATAGCTTCAAATCGTACCTGCAGGCTTACCAAATTATTGAGAATTACATCCAATGGTACAACAACGTCAGGATACATTCAGCCTTGGACTTTAAAACACCAGCTGAAAAGGAGTTGGAACTAAAAATTAAAAAGATGTATAACGTAGCATAA
- a CDS encoding RNA-binding domain-containing protein, whose protein sequence is MTKDQLISKLADLEWEDFEVKAAKGGLPKDTWETVSAFSNTSGGWLLFGIKQNGKQFEVEGLNSPEKVEQDFLNNIQSGKFNVFVPTQQAKHNIDGKTVLAFYVPVSKDKPVYYNSLQNTFIRRGSSDQRATKEEIDAMFRDQTFGTKTSELAPKTSKADLHTTSLKQYRDYMARFNPDVSYNRYDEDEFLTKLRIVDDEQLTYAGLLFLGKRESIEKHFPDFRIDLLEIPGATIRDATTNYTFRLDEYENLWDYYFACFQRLKQKVDVAFQITNQGFGQELSPGLKAIRESLVNMLMHADYFAPAHSRIRIFTNHIEFYNPGGLPKPLEELKAKDLSLPRNPLISKLFRMVRLAENAGYGFDKIETNWERYNNTAPEYDISFDGTILKLYTQKDKAETKTSGKLRRDFGETFKG, encoded by the coding sequence ATGACCAAAGATCAACTTATATCAAAATTAGCCGATCTGGAATGGGAAGACTTTGAAGTAAAAGCCGCTAAAGGTGGATTGCCAAAAGACACATGGGAAACCGTTTCTGCTTTTTCCAATACCTCCGGGGGATGGCTGTTGTTTGGTATAAAACAAAACGGAAAACAATTTGAAGTAGAAGGTCTCAACAGCCCCGAAAAAGTTGAACAGGATTTTTTAAATAACATTCAATCGGGCAAGTTTAATGTATTTGTTCCCACCCAACAAGCTAAACATAACATAGATGGTAAAACAGTTTTGGCATTTTATGTGCCGGTATCAAAAGACAAGCCCGTTTATTACAATAGCCTGCAAAACACTTTTATCCGAAGGGGAAGCTCTGACCAACGGGCTACCAAAGAAGAAATTGATGCTATGTTCCGCGATCAAACCTTTGGAACCAAAACATCAGAATTAGCACCTAAAACCTCTAAAGCAGACTTGCACACTACATCATTAAAACAGTACCGTGATTATATGGCACGCTTTAACCCCGATGTAAGCTATAACCGTTATGACGAAGACGAATTTTTAACCAAACTACGTATTGTTGATGACGAGCAATTAACCTATGCCGGTTTGCTATTTTTAGGAAAACGTGAAAGTATTGAAAAGCATTTCCCTGATTTTAGAATCGACCTGCTAGAAATTCCGGGGGCTACCATCAGAGATGCCACTACCAATTACACTTTTCGGTTAGACGAATACGAAAACCTTTGGGACTATTATTTTGCTTGTTTCCAGCGTTTAAAACAAAAAGTGGACGTAGCGTTTCAAATAACCAATCAGGGTTTTGGCCAAGAGCTTTCTCCGGGTTTAAAAGCCATTCGGGAATCTTTGGTCAATATGCTAATGCACGCCGATTACTTTGCACCGGCGCACTCGCGTATCCGCATTTTCACTAACCATATCGAGTTTTACAATCCGGGTGGATTGCCTAAACCCTTGGAAGAGTTAAAAGCCAAAGACTTGTCATTGCCTCGTAACCCGCTTATTTCAAAATTGTTCCGTATGGTACGCTTGGCCGAAAATGCTGGCTATGGATTCGACAAAATCGAAACCAACTGGGAGCGATACAACAATACAGCACCCGAATATGATATTAGTTTTGATGGAACGATCTTAAAACTTTATACCCAAAAAGACAAAGCCGAAACTAAAACTTCGGGAAAACTTCGGAGAGACTTCGGAGAAACTTTTAAAGGGTAG
- a CDS encoding HTH domain-containing protein: protein MEADSTTTAERASNILGVSSRTIETYIAKLKESQLIERQGSDKEGTWYIIK from the coding sequence ATGGAAGCTGATAGCACCACAACAGCAGAAAGAGCAAGTAATATACTTGGAGTTTCTTCAAGAACCATTGAAACGTATATTGCTAAATTGAAAGAATCACAATTAATAGAACGACAAGGGTCTGATAAAGAAGGGACTTGGTATATTATAAAATAA